A window of the Lepisosteus oculatus isolate fLepOcu1 chromosome 14, fLepOcu1.hap2, whole genome shotgun sequence genome harbors these coding sequences:
- the LOC138242546 gene encoding BOLA class I histocompatibility antigen, alpha chain BL3-7-like — translation MKVFALMFLCCRDLVHADSHSLWYFFTLTMGQTQMPEFVAVGMVDDIQVEYYDSEIGKIISCQRTYQAVAGCELGDDGTARNESWDAYDDQDVMVYNMKSHSWTLLIPQVVIDMARLQATKFLTENFYQPLCGRILKSYLLQERNRLMRRGQLFSLLKPKVRVFQKKSGVSGGTEVVCLATGFYPRAVEVTVLRDGHPIPEQELRGGKVLPNGDGTYQLRKSLRVSEEEQSERRNYPCRVQHSGLDNKMEVNWDPEPDVNTGLIAGVVIGVLTVALLLLVSAFVLWRKKRQGERGKEQSNTFSNSSGP, via the exons GGGACAGACCCAGATGCCGGAGTTTGTGGCTGTGGGAATGGTGGACGATATCCAGGTGGAATACTACGACAGCGAGATTGGGAAGATCATCTCTT GTCAACGGACCTACCAGGCAGTGGCTGGCTGTGAGTTGGGCGATGACGGTACGGCCCGAAACGAGAGCTGGGACGCTTACGATGACCAGGATGTGATGGTCTACAACATGAAGAGCCACAGCTGGACTCTGCTCATCCCACAAGTAGTCATTGATATGGCACGGCTGCAGGCCACTAAGTTCTTGACAGAGAATTTCTACCAGCCACTGTGTGGCCGGATCCTGAAGAGCTACCTGCTGCAGGAGAGGAACAGGCTGATGAGGAGAGGACAGCTCTTTAGTCTAT TGAAGCCCAAGGTCAGGGTCTTTCAGAAGAAATCTGGGGTCTCTGGGGGGACAGAAGTGGTCTGCCTGGCCACTGGCTTCTACCCCCGGGCCGTGGAGGTGACCGTGCTGAGAGACGGGCATCCCATCCCAGAGCAGGAGCTGAGAGGGGGGAAGGTGTTGCCCAACGGAGACGGGACCTACCAGCTGAGGAAGAGCCTGAGAGTCAGTGAGGAGGAGCAGAGCGAGAGACGCAACTATCCCTGCAGGGTCCAGCACAGCGGTCTGGACAACAAGATGGAGGTGAACTGgg ATCCAGAGCCCGACGTGAACACTGGGCTCATCGCTGGGGTGGTGATCGGGGTTCTGACTGTGGCTCTGCTGCTGCTCGTTTCTGCCTTTGTCCTCTGGAGGAAGAAACGACaaggagagagag GAAAAGAACAGAGCAACACTTTTTCCAACAGCTCTGGTCCCTGA